The following coding sequences are from one Haliotis asinina isolate JCU_RB_2024 chromosome 3, JCU_Hal_asi_v2, whole genome shotgun sequence window:
- the LOC137278629 gene encoding adenylate kinase isoenzyme 6-like — protein sequence MAEGRPRGPNILITGTPGTGKTTLGSEVSQRVGFNYINVGDVAKQHDLYDGWDDKYQCPVLDEDRVIDELEEVMSSGGNVVDYHGCDFFPERWFDIVFVLRTNNNELYERLEKRGYSGKKLEDNIQCEIFQTILDEAREAYKPQIVHELPSDTPDQMEDNLDKILAWIQQWTISH from the exons ATGGCAGAGGGCAGACCACGTGGCCCTAATATTTTGATAACAG GCACTCCAGGGACAGGCAAGACTACCCTGGGGTCTGAGGTGTCACAGAGGGTTGGTTTCAACTACATCAATGTTGGCGATGTCGCCAAGCAGCATGACTTATATGATGGTTGGGATGACAAGTACCAGTGCCCTGTCTTGGATGAGGACAGG GTGATTGATGAACTGGAGGAGGTGATGTCGTCAGGTGGTAATGTTGTTGACTATCATGGCTGTGACTTCTTCCCAGAGCGCTGGTTTGATATTGTCTTTGTACTGCGGACAAACAACAACGAACTGTATGAAAGACTGGAGAAAAG AGGTTACAGTGGAAAGAAGTTGGAAGATAATATTCAGTGTGAGATTTTTCAAACCATTTTGGATGAGGCTCGTGAAGCCTACAAACCGCAGATAGTTCATGAGCTGCCAAGTGACACTCCTGACCAAATGGAAGATAACCTGGACAAAATACTAGCATGGATTCAACAGTGGACAATTTCCCACTAG